From the Kiritimatiellia bacterium genome, the window GATCGGCGGTTGGGCGCAGATCATCACGTACGGCGCGCATCCAGCGGCGAGCGTCCGTGCGGAGGACATCGAGACCGGCGCGGAGGGGTCACGGTTTGTGCTGCGGAGCCCGTGGGGCGATGCGGAGGTGCGGCTGGCGGTGCTCGGTCGCTTCAACGTCTCCAACGCGCTGGCCGCGCTGGCGGCGGCGGGCGCCCGCGGGGTTCCGGTCTCGACGATGGTGGCGGCGCTGGAGCAGTTCCGCGGCGCGCCCGGCCGGCTCGAGCGCATCCCGTGCGACCGCGGCTTCGAGGTGTTCGTGGACTATGCGCACACGGGCGATGCGCTCGCGAACGTGCTGACCACGCTGCGCGCGGTGACCCGTCGGCGGCTGATCGTGGTGTTCGGTTGCGGTGGCGACCGCGACCGAGCGAAGCGGCCGGTGATGGGCCGCGTCGCGGCGGAGCTCGCCGACCATGTGATTTTGACCAGTGACAATCCGAGGAGCGAGGATCCGCGGGCGATCATCGAGGAGATTCTCGCCGGGATGCCGCCCGGCACGCGTCGCGAGATGATTCCGGACCGGGAGGAGGCGATTGCGCGGGCGATCGAGTTGGCGCGGCCGGGGGACATGGTGTTGATCGCCGGCAAGGGCCATGAGAACTACCAAGAGTTCGCCCGGCACGTGGTGCCGTTCGACGACCGCGAGGTCGCACGGCGGCTTCTTTCGGGCGGCGGGTGAACCGATCGCATGTTGACCTCCTCCATGCTGGCCCGCTGGTGCGGCGGGCGGTGGACGCGGCCGGCGCCGCCGGTCCGTCGGGTCGTGCACGATTCGCGCGAGGTGGAGCCGGGAGATTTGTTCGTCGCGATTCGTGGCGACCGGTTCGATGGCCACGACTTCGTGGCGGACGCTGCGGGCCGGGGTGCGGTCGGGGCGGTGGTGGAGCGTGGCGCCGCCGCGCGACTGAACATGTCGCTGCCGCTGCTGGTGGTGGAGGACAGCCGGCGTGCGCTCGCTGAAATGGCGGCGCGTCATCGGGCGCGTTGGCGCGGCCGGGTGATCGGCATCACGGGCAGTGTCGGCAAAACCACCACCAAGGAGCTGCTGGCCGACGTGCTCGCCACGCAGGGGCGCACCGCCCGTACACCGGGCAACCGCAACAACGACATCGGCCTACCGCTCGCGCTGCTGAACGCGCCGCCGGATTTGCGGTGGGGGGTCTTCGAGGTGGGCATCAGCCATCCCGGTGAGATGGAACCGCTGGCGGCGATGCTGCAGCCGGACTGGGTGGTGTTCACGCGAATCGGACCCGCGCACATCGAGTTCTTCGGGAGCGAGGCGGCGATCGCGCGCGAGAAGGCGCAACTGGCGGCGAACCTGCCGCCGCGCGGCACGGTGATCGCGGCGGCGGACGAGCCGTGGCTGGAGGTGATCCGTTCTGCGACGCGCGCGCGGATTGTGACGGTGGCGCTGGAGGCGCCGGCGGATTTCGTCGGTCGGGTCGAGAGCACGGCGGAGGGCCCTTGGCTGGAAGTGCGCGGCGGGGCCGGTTTTGTGCTGCGATGCAGGTTGCCGGTTCGTGGGGAACCGTTCGCGCGGGCGGCGCTGAGAGCGGCGGCGGTCGCCGCGCTGGCTGGTGCGGACCCGGAAGCGGCCGCGGTCGCGATTGCGGAGTTTCGACCGCTTCCGATGCGCGGGGAGGAGCAGATTGTGGGCGGCGTGCGGTGGATCAACGACGCATACAATGCGAATCCGCTCAGCGTCAGGGCCGCGGTGGAGACGTTCGCGGCAGACCGTGCGCCGCGAAAGTGGCTGGTGCTGGGTGGCATGCACGAGCTGGGCGCCACGGCGGCGGAGGCGCACCGGCAGGTCGGGCGGGAGGTTGCTCGGGGCGAGTGGGCCGGGGTGATCACGGTGGGCGATCTCGCCGCCGGTATCGCGGAGGGCGCGGCGGAGTCGGGCCGGCCTGCGCTGCGGTTGTACCGCTGCGCGAATGTCGAAGAGGCGGCGCAGTGTCTTGCCGAGCTGCTGCGGCCGGGCGATGCGGTGCTGCTGAAAGGCTCGCGCGCGGAGCACGTGGACCGGGTGGTCGAGGAATGGGCCCGTCGGCGGCGGGCGGGCGCATTGGACGGTTGAGATGCTCTACTACTTGAGCGAATGGTCCCGTTGGTGGGGGCCGCTGAACCTCTTCCAGTACGTGACGTTCCGCGCACTGGGCGGCGCGGCGACCGCCTTTGCGCTCTCATTGTTGCTGGGGCCGGCGGTGATCCGTCGGCTTACCGCGCTGCGCCTCCGCCACCCGTCTCGACTCAAGGACGTGCCGGAGCTCGATCGCCACTACGCGGCGAAGAAGGTGCCGACGATGGGCGGGGTGCTGATCATCGGCACGACCAGTGTCGCGGCGCTGCTGTGGGCGATGCCCTCCAATGCGCTCGTCTGGCTCACGCTCGCGGTGATGTGGACGATGGGCGCAGTCGGCGCGGCGGATGACCTGCTCAAAATTACGGCGCGCAACGCGAAGGGGCTGCCCGCCCGCTGGAAGCTGGCGGCGCAGTCCGCCTGCGCGATCGCATTGGTTGCCGTGCTCTGGCAGCGGCCGGAATGGCGGCCGATGGCGAGCGATTTGGCGGTGCCCTTTTTAAAAACGCCGCTGATCGCGAACCTGGGCCCCGTGCCGTCCGCGTTGTTCGCGCTCGTGGTGCTGGCGGGATGCTCGAACGCGGTCAACCTCACCGACGGGCTCGACGGGCTGGCGGTCGGCTGCAGCGGGTCCGCGGCAATGTCGTATCTGGTGATGGCGTACTGTGCGGGGCACGCGGTGTTCGCGCGGTATCTGCTGATTCCGTATGTGCCGGGCGCCGGCGAGCTGGCGGTTGTCTGCGGCTGCTTGGTGGGTGCCTGTCTGGGGTTTCTCTGGTGGAACTGCCGGCCGGCGCAGATGTTCATGGGGGACACCGGCAGCCTTGCGCTCGGCGGCGCGATCGCGACGGTCGCGATGCTGATCAACCAGGAGCTCACGTTGATTCTGGTGGGCGGGGTGTTCGTGCTGGAGTCGCTGAGCGTGATCATCCAGGTGCTGTATTTTCGCTGGAGCGGCGGCCGGAGGGTGTTCCGCTGTGCGCCGATTCACCATCATTTCGAGTGGAACGCGAAGGACCAGCTGGCACGGGAGGGTCTGGATCCCGGTCTGGCGGAATCGCGCGTGACGGTGCGCTTCTGGATCGTGTCGTTGATTCTCGCGCTGGCGGGCATTGCGACGCTGAAGATTCGGTGACGGCGGTCGGAACAGGGTCGGTGGCAGAGGAGCGTGCGGTGCTGGTGCTGGGGGCCGGCGAAAGCGGCGTCGCCGCGGCGCGGTTGCTGGCGGCGGACGGCCGGCGGGTGGTGGTTGTGGACCGGGCGCCGGCGTCACAGCTGGGTGCGGCCGCGGCCGAGATCGGCCGGACGGGCGCGCAGTTGCGCACGGGGGAGAATCCCGAGCGCGTGCCGGAGGGCCGGTGGGCCTTTGCGGTGGCGGCGCCGGGCATTCCGCCCACATCGCCATGGATCGCGGGTCTTCGCGCGCAAGGTGTGCCGGTGATCGCAGAAATCGAACTGGGCTGGCGGCGCTGTGGCGCGGTGCGAACGATCGCGGTGAGCGGTTCCAACGGCAAGAGCACCGCGGTACGGCTGATCGCGGACGCGCTGCGGATCGCGGGCGCGAAGGTCGCGTCGGGTGGCAACGGCGGGCCGCCCGCCTGCGAGGTGGCGCGGCGATGCGGCGCGCTCGATGTACTGGTGCTCGAGGTCAGCTCGTTCCAGCTCGAGACCTGTACCGCGTTCCGGCCGGACGTCGCGGTGCTGCTGAATGTGCAACCCAACCACCTCGACCGGCACCGGACCTATGAGGCGTACCGCGAGGTGAAGACGCGGCTGTGGGCGTGGCAGCGGGGCGACGATGTGGCGGTGTTGCCGGCGGAACAGGCGGAGGAGCTGCGGGGGGTGCGAGCGCCGCGCGCGTGCACGGTCACGTTCGGTGCGGCGGGTGCCGCGAACGTGCGTTTCGCCGCCGGTGCGGTCTGGTTCGGCGGGCGAGCGCCGGCGTCGGTGCGCGGCACATGGTTTGACAACGAGGTGCTCGGTCTGACCGCGGCGGCGGCGGCGGCAGCGCTGGGCGAGCTCGGCGTGGACCCTGGGGCGCTGGAGGCGGCCGCGCGCGCATTTCAGCCGCTGCCGCACCGCACCGCGCCCGTCGCGGAGATCCGTGGCGTGCTGTACGTGAACGACTCGAAGGCGACGAGCTGTGCGGCGCTGATCGCTGCGCTGCGCATCGCGTCACGGCCAGTGCGGCTGATCGCAGGAGGTCGTCCGAAAGAGCCGACGTTTGCGGCGGCGCGAGCGCTGCTCGCCACTCGCGTGCGGGCGGCGTACCTGATCGGCGAGGCGGCCGAGCTGCTTGCGTCGGAATGGCGGGATGTGGTTCCATGTCACTGTTGCGACCGGCTCGAGGCGGCGCTGGAGCGCGCGTCCCGGGAGGCGACGGCGGGCGAAATGGTGTTGCTATCGCCCGGCTGTACGAGTTTTGACCAGTATCGGAACTTCGAGGAGCGCGGAGAGGCGTTCGAACAGTGGGTGCGGGCCCGCGCGATGCGGGCGATCTGAGGAGAGAGCAAGCATGCGCAAGCTGAGTGCGAAGGAACTGTGGGTGCTGGGTGTTTTCGCGGGGCTGCATGCGGTCGCGGTGGCCGCGATCGTGTTGTCGCAGGGCTGCGGTACGCCGCGGCCGACGGCGGTTGAGCCTCCGCCGGCGCCGGTGATGCCGCCGCCAGCGGTACCGGAGCCGCCGCCCGCGGTACTGCCTCCGCCGGCGCCGGTGCCGCCGCCGGCGCAGCGTCCCAGCCCGCCGCCGTCGGCGGATCTGGCGCCGAAAGAGTATGTGGTGCAGCCGGGCGACTCGCTCTCGAAGATTGCGGCGCGGCACGGTGTGAGCACGCGGGAGCTGGCCGAGCTGAACGCGATCACGGACCCGAACAAGCTGCGCGCGGGCCAGAAACTGCTGCTGCCCGGTCATGCGAGCCGGCCCCGGCCCGAGAAGCCCGCGTCGGCGCGGGCGGCGGCCGCCGCCGACGAGTACGTGGTGCAGCCGGGTGACTCGCTCTCGAAGATTGCGGCGCGGCACGGCGTGAGCGCGCGGGAGCTGGCGGAGCTGAACGCGATCACGGATCCGAACAAGCTGCGCGCTGGTCAAAAGCTCAAGCTGCCCGCCGCCGCGAAGACGTCCGAGTCGCGGCCAGCCAGACCGATGGAAAAACCGGTTGCACCGCCGCCCGCGCCGGTGCCGCCCTCGGTCACCGTGCCGACGCCCGCCCCCGCGCCTGCTCCCGAGCCCTCACCGCAGCTGACGCCGCCACCGCCGACGGCGCCGGCCCCCCCGGCCAGCCCGTCTCCTGCCGCGCCGACGCCGACGCTGGGCGCATCGGCGCAGCCGATCCGGTACCCTGTCAGCGCGGGCGAAACGCTGGAATCAATCGCGAAGATTTTTCTCGTGACGCCCGAGTCGATCCTGAAGCTGAACAATCTGCCGGACGCGTCCGCGGTGAAGCCTGGGATGACGCTGCTGATTCCGATCTCCCAGTGATCGGCAGCAAGCGGGATCGCCGATGAGGAGGGCGGTCAACGCGGTTCTGGTGCTGTTGGTGATCTCCCTCGCGGCGGCGGGCCTGATGGTTCTGGCCAGCGCGAGCGCCGCGTACGCAGAGCACCGGTTCCGCGATCCCGCGTATCTGATTCAGCGGCAGATCATGTGGGCGGCGGTTGCCGCGGTGGTGGGGCTGATCGCGTCGGTCGTGGACTATCATCGCTGGCGGCCCTGGGCGGTGCCGCTGCTGGTGGTCTCCGCGGTGCTGTTGATTCTCTGTTTTGTGCCGGGCGTCGGCGTACGCCGCAACGGTGCCAGCCGATGGATTTCGCTTGGGTTCGGTCTGTTTCAGCCATCGGAGCTGACAAAGTTCGTGATGGTGCTGTTTCTGTCGTGGTGGATCCACCGCAACGAGCGACGGGTGGCGGGGCTGCAGGATGGCATCGTGATTCCGATGGCGGTGATGGGCACGGTGCTGGGGCTGGTGCTGATTGAGCCGGACTTTGGCACGACGATGCTGGTCTTTCTGATCGGGGTGCTGCTGCTGTACCTGGGCGGCGCGCATGTTGGGTATTTGGCGGTGCTTGGCGCGCTGGTCAGCGGCGGGTTCGCCGTCCTCGTGTTCAGCGACCAGGAGCGAATGGAGCGGATGCTGGCCTATCTGCACCCGGAGCGGCACGTGGAGGGCGCCGCGCATCAGCTGGTGGAGGCAATGCGGGCGTTCTCGCTGGGCGGTGTGGCGGGGGTGGGCCTAGACAACAGCGTGCAAAAGCATTTCTGGTTGCCGGAGTCCCACACCGATTTCATCTTCCCCATCATCGGTGAGGAGCTTGGGCTTTGGGCGACGCTCGCGTTTCTGGCCGCCTATCTGGGTATTCTGTTGTGCGGGACCTGGATCGGGTGGCGGGCCCCAGACACGTTTGGACGCCTGCTGGCGTGGGGCATCACGCTGACGATCGTTGCGCAGGCGCTGCTGAACATCGGCGTGGTCACCGGCTGTCTGCCGACGAAGGGCATTGCGCTGCCGCTGGTGAGCTACGGGGGATCGAGCCTCGCGGTGACGGGGCTGATGATCGGCGTACTGCTGAACGTCGGTCGCCACGCGGGCGGGCTGGTGAGCGACCCGGACACACAGCGAATCAAGGACGGGCTGCGGCATGTGTGAGCGGAGCGCCGCCGCGGCGGGCGCCCCGTCTCCGCCGGCATGGCGGGATGTCCGGTTGCCGCCGGACGATCGCGTGTGGCGGACGCTTCGGGCGGGAGAATGGGTTCGCCTGTATGGAGAGGTCGTTGCCGCCCGCGACGCCGCACATCGTCGGATGTGGGAGGCGCTCAACCGTGGCGAGCCGCTACCGTTCGATCTTCGCGGCGCAACGATCTATTACGTGGGCCCGACGCCGGGGGGGCCCGATCGGCCGGTCGGGTCGGCGGGGCCGACCACCAGCAGTCGCATGGATGTGTACACACCACGTCTGATTCAACTCGGACTGCGGGGCATGATCGGCAAAGGGCAGAGGAGCGCCGCGGTGATCGAGGCGATCCGCCAGCACGGCGCGGTGTACTTCCTCGCGGTGGGTGGAGCGGGAGCGCTGCTGGGGCGCTGCGTTCAGCGGGCGGAGACGATCGCATATGAGGATCTCGGCCCGGAGGCGGTGCGGCGACTGACGCTGGTGGGCTTTCCCGCCGTCGTCGCGATTGACGCGCAGGGCCACACCGTCTGGGACCGCCGCGCGGAGGGGGCGAGATGAGCCGGCGCCTCGATCCGGTGGTGCGCCGACGGCTGCGCGCGGCGGCGGCCGAGGAAGTGCGTCGGGTGCTGGAGGCGCTCCCGGCGCCATTGCGCCACCGGGCACGCGCGATCCCGGTGGTGATCGAGGACCGACCGTCCACCGAACTGATCCGTGAGGGTCATGACCCCGACTTGCTGGGGCTGTTCGTCGGACGCGGTCATGCGGACGACGCGGACGATCCCCTGCCGGCCGAAGTCCTCTTGTTTGTCGAGAACCTGTGGGCCGAGGCAGAGGGAGACGCGGCGGCGTTTCGCATGGAGGTGCGGCGGACGCTACTGCACGAGCTGGGCCACTATCTGGGGCTGGATGAGGACGCGCTGGCCGAACGCGACCTCGACTGACCGCCCCTGCCGCCGCCACAATGCGGTTTCGCTGCTCAGACTCTGTTGCAATGACCAGAGGTGGACAGCTGAAGCTGGTGACAGCGGTGTGGCTGGTGGGATGCGCCGCGGGGGCGCTCGGCCCTCACGAGCTGCTGGTGGTCGTCAACGAGCGATCCCGCGACTCATGGGAGCTGGCGCGCGAGTACGCGGTGCTCCGCGGTGTGCCGCCGGAGAATCTGGTTGGTGTCGAGGTGCCGGATTCCGCGCTGCGGGCGGAAGGAGATCTTTCGCTGGAGGAGTTTGAGCGGCACATCCGGCTGCCCGTATTTGCCGCGATGCGGGCCCGCGGCATCGAAGACCGAATTCTGGCGTTCGTATATTCCGCAGATCTGCCCGTACGGGTGCGCGGTGCCCCGCCGGTCTCGCTCCACGGCGCGACGCTGGTAGGCGGTCAGCTGCCGAGCGGAGGATTGATCGCGACGGGCCTTTGGATCTCTGCGCTCTTTCGAGGTCCGCCGGCGCCCGGCGGACCCGCGTTGCCGACGGCGACGCTCGATCAGTTGAAGCGGCATCCCGCCGCGGCGGCGTTGATGCCGGCAATGTCGTTGACGTGGTCCGGCGCGCGGGGTCTGCCCCGCCACGTCGCGCTGGCGTTGTTGCGTCGGTCGGCCGCGGCAGGGCCCGCGTGGGCGTCCGGAACCGTCTACCTGGTGACCGGTACCGACATTCGCGCGCGCTGCCGGCAGTGGCAAATTGAGGACGCGGCCCGGGAGATTCGCGAGCTCGGGGTCCGCACGGTGGTCACGTCGAACTTTCCGGCCGGCGCCAGCGACGTCGCGGGTCTGATGATGGGCGCGGCGGCGCCGGAGCCGTCGCGAATCGCCGCGTTCCTACCCGGCGCGGTGGCGGACCACCTGACGAGTTTCGGGGCGGTGTTTCACGGTGCGGCGCAGACGAAGCTGACGGCTTGGCTGCGGGCCGGTGCGAGCGCCGCGGCGGGCACGGTGACCGAGCCCTACTCGATCTGGATGAAATTCCCCGCCGCGCGGCTGTTCGCGCACCTCGCCCGCGGTTGCACCGCATTGGAAGCCTACTATCAGTCGGTCGCCAGTCCGCTGCAGTTGTTCATTGTGGGCGACCCGCTGCTGGCGCCGCGAGCGTCCCCGCCGAAGGTCCGGTTGTCCCAGAAAGAGGAGAACCGGCCGGAGCTGTTGGCATTTGAGCTCGAGGTGGAGGGGGGCCAGGCAGAGGACGATGTGGTGATGTTTTTGCTGGATGGGCGGACGGTGGCGTTGCAGCAATCGTCCCTTTTGCGACTGGAGGCCTCCTCGCTGGCGCCCGGCCATCACCGCTTGCGGGCGGTGCTCTACCGCGGCGGTGACGTGCGGGTGCAGGCGTTCGCGGAGACCGGGTTTGAATGGGGGCCGCCATCGCGCCGCGTGCGCATCCTCTCGCCTACGGAGGGGGCGGAGGTGGACGAGCGTCGGGGTACGACGGTTCTTCTGGAAGCGGGCGGCGCGCCGTCCGCGGTGGCGCTGTTTGCGGGGGCGCGCAAGGTGGCGGAGGGGCCGGGTGCGGCGCGCGAGCTGAAGGTGCGCACATGGCCCGGCGGGCCGGGGCCCGTCGAGCTGCAGGCCGTGGCGGCGTATACGGACGGTACGCTGGCCCGATCCGCGCCGGTGCGCGTGCGCATTGTTGCGCGCAACCGACCGCCGAGCGTCGGGCGGGCCATGCTGGCTGGTGGGGAGGGTGAGCGACGCTGGGTCCTGCCGGCCGAGGATCCGGATGGGGACCCGCTCGTGTGGAGCTGGTGGGTGCCGATCGCGTTGAACCCTCCCGATGCGATGCGGCCCCGTGCGAACGACGCCGTGCCCAAGCCGTTGCATCGGATCGCGCTCGCGGACGCGCCGATGTGCCGGGCCGCCGCGGCACTCTGGCGGCCCACCGCGGCGCCGCCGGGGCCGGGTGTTTCCGCGGCGGTGCTCGGAGATGGCGGCACCGGCGTGGTCTGGTGTTTCGGCTGGAGCGAAGAGAAGTGCGCATGGGTGCTCGGCACGCTAACCGAGAGCAATCTGACCGTGCGCGTGTCTCGCGGTCGGCCGGCCCTGGCCGGGGGAGAGGTCCGGATGATGCTGCGCGTTGCCGAGGACGGCGCACTGGAGGGCTGGACCGACGATACGCTGCAGTGCCGCTGGCCGGCTGCGAGCGCCCGCCCGTTCTGTCGTGTCGGGTTTGCGGCCGGCGATGCTGCGGTGACGATTTCCGATTGTCTGGCGGAACTTCCGGCGGAGCGGCTCCGCGAGGGGGGCCGCTCGGTCGCGGCGGGGGACGCACACGAGCTCGTTGCGCGCATCAGCGACGGATGGACGTCGGTCTGGCGGAGGGTCTCGCGATGAAGGCCGGCCGGGCGCGCCCCGCGGTGTTTTTCGATCGCGACGGCATTGTGAACGTGAGTCCCGGGCCGGGATACGTCGAGCGGCCGGAGGATTTCCATTTGATCCCGGAGTTTCTGGACGCGCTGCGGATCGTGCGCGAGCGCGGGTATGCGGCGGTGATTGTAACGAATCAACGGGGCGTCGGACTGGGCCGCTTTTCGCGTGAGATGCTGGATCGGATTCACGGCAATCTCATCGCGGCGGTGCGCGCGGCGGGTCTGGATCTGACGGACATCCTGGTCTGTACGGCCGTCACCGACGACGACCCGCGGCGGAAGCCGAATCCCGGCATGCTGCTGGAGGCGGCCGACCGGCATCGACTGGATTTGCGCCGCTCCTGGATGATCGGTGACTCCGCGAAGGACATCGAGGCCGGTCGGCGTGCGGGCTGCGCGGTGACGGTGAAGGTCGGGGCAGAGGCCGACGCCGTCGGGGCAGACCACTGTGTGCCGAACATGCGGGAGCTCGTGGAGCTGCTTCGGCGCCAGCTGCCGGCGTGGGGTGAGGGTTGCCGCGGGAGTTCTTCCTGAACGGGAGGCAATCTGGCCACGCCTCGCCGGCGCGAACGGTCTTGAGAGGGAGCTGACCGGGTGCGATAGTGGGCCCATCGTGAGCTATCGATTATGGTTCTGTTATCGAGCCGGCGTTGCGGCTGCGATGATTGCCGCCAGGGGGGAGCGAGTCATCGCCGCGGTACGGATCACCGAACTGATGGCGGCGCCGTCGGCGCGGCTGTTGCAGGCCGACAGCAACGGTGTGCCCCGCCTTGGTTCCGGAGTGCCCTGGATGTCGCCGGCATTCATCGCGACGAACTGGCTCAGTGCCACCGGTTCGTTCGGCTTTGGTTCCACCGTGGTGAACGTCAACAACGACGTGGCCGACCAGCTCAGCGGTGCTTCGCTGACGATGTACCTGCGGGGTTCGTTTGTGGTTGCGCCGGCGCTGCTGACCAGCGGCGGCACGGTGCGGCTGACGTTGGACTACGACAGCGGATTCATTGCTTATTTGAACGGCCGCGAGGTGGCGCGGCGGAACCTGGGACCCAGCAACTCGTTCGCCTACTGTGACCAGCCCGCCTACAACTGGCGCCTCTCAGGGACAAACGAGACGTATCTGCCAGGTGCGGCGACAAATCTGCTCGGCGCCGGCACGAACGTGTTGGCCGTGCAGGTGCATGGTTTCACGAATGTGTCGTTCAAGGCCGCGGTGTCGCTGCATCTGCTGGCGCCGACGGGGACCGTCACGCTGGTGCCCTCGAATCAGGCCTGGCGATGCTTTTTTGGAACCACCGAGCCATCTGGTGGGATTCCGGAGGTCGCGCAGGTGGCACGGACGATGTGGGGGCTCGAATGGACGCTTCCGGATTTTCCGGACTCCGGCTGGCCGGTCGGTCCGGGGGGCATCGGCTTCGGCGATGGCGACGACGCGACTGATGTGTACGACCAGATGTACGGCAAGGCGGTCTCGCTGTACATGCGGCGCGCGTTTGTGGTGGATGGAGCGACCGCCGCCTCCACGAACCTGCTCGAGTTTCAGGTGGACTTCGACGACGGCTTTGTCGCGTATCTGAACGGCGTCGAGATTGCGAGGTCGAACCTGGGTTCGGTGGGGATGCTGGTGCCCTACAACATGCCGGCGACCCGCAGCCGAGAGGCGGGGGCGCCGGTGACGATCACGGTCGGTATTGCGTCGAACTTTCTGGTGGCCGGTACCAACCTGTTGGCGATCCAGACGCACAACACCAGCGCAACGAGCTCGGACCTCTCGATGATCCCGTATTTGCGTTTGCGAGGCGGTCCGACGCTGGTCGCGGCGGGGGACCTGTGGCGTTATTTCGTCGGCGTGCGCGCGCCTCTCGCCAGCGGCGATGAGGAAGAGGGAGAAGATGACCCCGAGCCGTTGGAGCCGGACTTCGCGGACTGGGTGGAGCTGTACAACGACGGCACCGCGCCGGTCTCGCTCAGCGGCTGGAGCCTCACGGACGATCCTCGCGCGCCGGCGCGATGGACGTTTCCGGCCGGGGTGGTGATTCCACCGGGCGGCTATCTCGTCGTTTTGTGCACGGGCCGGAACCTGCGCGA encodes:
- a CDS encoding HAD-IIIA family hydrolase is translated as MKAGRARPAVFFDRDGIVNVSPGPGYVERPEDFHLIPEFLDALRIVRERGYAAVIVTNQRGVGLGRFSREMLDRIHGNLIAAVRAAGLDLTDILVCTAVTDDDPRRKPNPGMLLEAADRHRLDLRRSWMIGDSAKDIEAGRRAGCAVTVKVGAEADAVGADHCVPNMRELVELLRRQLPAWGEGCRGSSS